GATTTGTCAACCGTCATTCTCCATTCTTACAGTTCATTACTCATTTCCAATAGAATTCCCATGGGTTTAACATCTTGACCTGAAATGATTTGAGACATTTAAGATTTTGTTCATTAGAGTGTGTCATGAGATTTTTTGTAGTTATAAGTAATGCTAGATGAAATTCTCTGTGGATTTTTGACTGGTAAGTCGTGGGTAAATACTTTATATTTACAATTTACTCATATTTGTTTGTGTACTATACTTGCAAAACCACGTATTGTTCTACTGAGCTCTAGAAAACCTGGGCCCTATTCTAAGACAAACCATTTAACCTGAGACTTGCTACTCTTGAACTTTTCAAACACAAATAAGAGGATCACTGCAATTGAAGCAGCTTAAAATATGACTGGAAATATTTTAGCAGGTCTACAGTGagaacttctgttttccttcacaTACAATTTTAGAAGATGTACAAGGATTTGCAGAAGTGTAGTTTCTCTGGTGTTTGCCATAAAGAGTCCAGCCCACAGGATGAGCTTGAGAGGAGAATTTTGAACTCAAAAGGAATGTGCAGCGGTACTATGGCACTCATCACTCAGGGAGCTATTTCAGAAgttatttttttcagcttctgcAACATCCCTTACCTGACTGGATGGGTGCtgcaagtgaaaaataaaaataaataaattaataataataataataataataataataataaagtagGAAGGTATCTGTAGGGAAATTATATAGAAGTGAGAAAACGGACAAGGCAGGCTGAAAATGCTCAGAGTAAGAAAAGTTCCAGGAATAATGTTAGCAAGAAAAATATTGCCTGTTTCAGTTACTTCTTTTGAAGTTTTTCCATATGACTTTATAAAAACAATTGCTCTAATAAAGCTGTCTTGAATCTTACAGATTTGAAATGTAAGGAGAATTGTAACCTTGCTGTGAAAAGACTTAACAAGGTTTTAAACAGGCTTATTTTAAAATGATACAGAATAACTACTGTGTTCTTCTCACAgtagcaaaattaacagagagcaAATTCTGTTAGGTAGCAGTTGTCTGTGTAGGTCACCTTATTAATTGTCCTGTATTAATTTGCCTTAATTTTACATAGATCTGTGCCAGCTGTGCACTTTGAATGAGATGCTGTAATGTTTTCTAGAGTCACTAACACTGGCCTTCCCAGCCATAATAAAGAAGTTATCAGAAATAAACACTAAATACGTTTGAAAAGTCACTGTGCTATCACAGAAATGTATAACTATGGGTAAAATACACATATAAGCTTTAGATTTGCACTTCTGTTTGAAGGAGAGCTGGTCCTTTTAGTCCTGTACTTTATCAGTCTCCAGATGGTTGCACAAGAACTGATAATACTCTGAGCAGGACACCCAGTGAGCCTCTGCCCCATCACTATGTCCTGAGCAGAACAAGGTGCTTCTCTAAATTGCATGggctgtttaaaatattttccaagaaaaatgaacaaactCAGTGAAAAGCCCCAGGGTTTAAGCTGCAAATGTGTTACTGTATTTAAGTGAGCAACATGTCACTTCTTTCTGAAATACCAAGTTTGTTTCCTTTCAGCCCGCAAATTCACAGACAAGCACGAATGGATATCTGTGGAAAATGGCATTGGAACAGTAGGAATCAGCAATTTTGCACAGGTATTGATCCGTCCCCCCTTCTCCAAGTCTGCAATATTTATTTATGCCTATCTGCTCTGTCCTTGCTCTTTGGACAtttacaggtttttttattgttttaattgCATATGCGACACACTGAGCATGATTTTTTGGACTTAGGTCTATCACATTATTTGTGATATTTGTGCTATCTCAGCATTCTGGTGTTAATAGCTTCAGATTGAACCTGTGGAGAGCTGAAATTGGTGAGAAACTTCAGTGTTCAGCTCTAAGCCTGAGCAGTTCACATGGCTGAGAAGAGGACATCACGTACTTTTTTAGGTCAAATTTCCCTTGAACACAAATATGGTGAAATCCCTCTGGCTAAAGAACAGTTGTGAACAGATTTACAGCATGGCATACATTTCTTACTCTAGGACAGGAattcctttgggttttttgttctcATGCAGATACTTGATTTGGAATAGTCACAGGCAAATTCTGGGCAGAGATTCGCTGTATGTGAAACTTAAGAAAAATGAATGGGACAAGCCAGCAATAAATGGAACTAATGTTTCTTAGGACAAGCAGCATCTCCTTTAATCTCAGTTTTCTGACAATAACTCTAATATTCTGTGAGATCTCTGGTCTTTTTTGAGATAGGATACATGTGTCAGGGAAGAGTTGAGCCAATTCTTATGGTGATACAGGTCCCAGTTAAGTCACTAAGGACAAATTTTGTGCTAACAGCTCTCTGTAGCTGATGCTAAGATCAGCAGATGTTATTCCTCATTCTGCCAGAAGAAATCTCCATAGAACTTGAGCCTGAGGGTTATTAGCACTGTAATAGAGAAACAGTAATTTGGTATTTGGGCTATGATAACAAAACAGTTTATTCATATTAAGCATTTgctaagaaaaaatgaaaaatactcaATCCTTAAAGAATGAGAACAACATTTAGACAGAGACTACTGATATGCAGATTCTAGAGTTACTGTATCAGTTCTCTTCTATGTATAGTTTTGTTAATGTATGCTCtgatgcttttgttttgcttttaaggaAGCATTAGGAGATGTTGTTTACTGTAGTCTTCCAGAAGTTGGGACAAAATTGAGTAAACATGGTAAGTTTCAGTTCTAGTTGCTCTTGAAGTGATTATTCTACTCATCCCACTCTTCCTTTGAAAAGATGCATTTTCTGAAATAATATTTATGGTCGTTAATATCATTATGAAGTTTCTGTATGCAAAATAAACTCAGCTATTTCTACAAGAGACAGCTTTAATTTGAAATTCTCACTGTCAGACTGTGCTTAGCAGCAGAAAATATCTGCTTTTTAAACTGTGAAGAAATTTATTCAAAGAcacagtatttaaaatatttttataatgattttatctatattttgtttttcaaatatttgtgcTTTGATCTGAACTTGCAAGTGTTTATTTGTAATTCTCCAGTTATACACTTTGTGACTTGCATGATGTGAAACTTCTAATTGATATCAAGGTCTAACTTTTCTACAGATATAGGACTCAGTAATTTTGGGGTATTAAATGTAATCACAGGTTTTTGCTTATTAGTGATGTACAAATTGTTACATTCTTCAATTATGTAACTTTTCTTGTTAAAGAAAGTGAACATAAACAGGTAGAAATGAAAGGCCTTTTCCTGTATTAACACTGAGAGCTGTCTGGGTAGTATATGAGGAAAAGCTTGTCATTATCTTtagacaattttttaaaaagaaatgtggGTTTATGAGGTAAAGGAGAAGGCCTTTCTTCTGCCATCCTTACTGTGGAATAGCTCCCTATCAAACTGTTTTGGCCAAATCTGTTACACTGAATGCTGACTGCTAGACAAAAGGTCTCTCTGTGTAGGATTTTAATTAACCAACTTGTagttttgctttatttgaaGGAATTTCATTTCCGTTTaagttcttctcttttctgcccATTCTGGCCTCAGTCTAATTCCAAGCTTTCCCAGAACAAGTTGTTCTCAGATCCCTTGTGCTGGTGCCTATCTACTCTTCTGACAGGTCCCTGTTCCTTCAGCCTCTGTCTTGtttgcttgtggctgagaactGCTCTGCACTAACATTGCTCCAGGCAGCATTTCCATAACTCCCtccaaaacaggaaaaagggaagagctgctgggTGCTTCCAGTGTGGTGCTTCTGAATACTAATGTGTGTTTTCCAGTGAGTGCAAATGTAACACTTGATAgcatttctgaaggaaaaatgggattgcTGAAATTATGGCTGTGTTGATTTTGTAACCAAATTACGAATAAAAAGGTTTAAATTGTAGATAAAAGGGACATTTAAACCTCTTGCAGCAAGAGCTGGGTGTTGTTCCTTCTAAGTTAATATCATGTCATGTGCTGTGGGGCTTTAGGCAAAGGATTAACCAAATGTAAGGAATTCCTGTCCCTTCTGTAGCAGCCAGCTAGCACAAGTTCCCCAGAATTCAAGACCATAAACATCAAATTTAATAATGCTGATCCTTGTCATAAAGTGGGTGATTTCAGTCTGTCTTCTTGCTCAAGATGTAGATATTTCTTCACTGGTTGGGTCATCACCAGGATGTCTGACTGAAAAAACTGCAGTGCTTCGTGTTTTCCCCTTAGAAACATTCCATTATATTCTCTGTTTCAGATGAGTTTGGAGCTTTGGAAAGCGTGAAAGCTGCTAGTGAACTCTACTCCCCTCTCTCAGGAGAAGTGACTGAGATTAATGCTGCCCTTGCAGATAATCCAGGGCTTGTCAATAAATCTTGTTATCAAGATGGTAAGATGTCATTTTTATCTTTCAATAATGAATACTATGTGGATTCTTGCTACTACAAATGGCTCTGCAATTCCTGTTCTTCCAGTTTAATGTTGTGGAGACCTAAATGGAATATACTGAATATAGTTCAAGCCCaataaaatttaacatttaaagCATTATAACAGTCTTATCTTTGATCAATGGTTTTACAACATCTTATTTTCAGATATACACTGTGGCTGAATTTAAATCTATTTCCCTTGACTCCATTTCTAGTTTTGGATCTTGTAAGAGTTCATGATACTGAGCTCAGGCTCCTTTATTCTTTCCAGACAGTATCTCCCTATGCCACTGTCAGAGCCAGCACTAAATTACACAACTGCTCTGACCCCAAAGGCCATTTCTTATGATGGGATGGTTGGTTGTTCATTTTTTCAAATACTGAAACATTGTTTTGCCTGCACAAAAACCTGGCTGATTCTCCAGTGCTCCAAGGCTGGTTGTTCCTGCTGGGAGTGCTTTCCTAAAGCAGTAACATGAATGCATCTTTCTTGTAGGATATTAgcaaccttttcttttttaatttcctaaCTACAGGTTGGCTTATCAAGATGACTGTGGCAAACCCTGCTGAACTTGATGAACTGATGACTGAAGATGCCTATGAGAAATACATAAAATCCATTGAGGACTGAGCTggaataatgaaataaattcatacaaaatatttcagtgtagTTTGTCATCAATCAAGGAAGTACTGAATATCCAGTTTTGGCAACTTGAAAAGCACCACTTAAGATCACATATACAAGACTATAAATAATTACAGTGATATAAGTGTTTCACATCTATGTACCCGTGAGGGTTTTTTATTCTGTTGTCTGATTCATGTAACTCCAGATGTTATCTATAATATTTTGGGAAACAAAATTCAGTTGCTAAAATACATAGTTGCACAGATTCATTTGACATCAAATTTAGTAACAACAGCCTTAACATGGCAGTTTTGTCATAGGCACGTGACTGTTCTCATAATCTGGACTACTGTTTTCCCTGAGATACTTTTCTATTGCTCCCAGACCATTGAAAAGCAGTGTCTTCCTAAACTcctcatgtttttctttcttagagTTGTAAAGATGATACCAAAAAAGGAGAAGCCATATCAACTACCTCTCtgtgtgatttttatttctttacagaATTTATTAatcctttgctttccttctttttttttttttttttccactgtgtaATCAAATAGTCCTGCCTGTGAGACAGGAGGGATGGGGGCCCTGCCTTCCCCTTTCTGTGCTTTCTTAGTGTGCAAAGCTCCTGCAGTGATTGTTTATCCAGGTTCTACAGTGGATTATTTAGGCTGTATTTTTGTCTAGCAAACACTACCTAAGTCACAACTCATAAAGCAATTAATTTTACATCTTGTGCCTGGCAATTGTGatttcagcagagcagaggcttGTGGAAATTGTGTGATCAGGAATAGTTTGACATATGTATCCATGTGTGTCTGTATTTAAGATCAATTAGGGCAACTGCCCTAATGACATCGCAGGACTGAACCCAAAACTTCCCCTTTGCAAACCAGTGAACTAAAGCAGCTGATTCCATTAGACTTAATATTTAATGAATCCACAAATGTGCTCTCAAAGTTGATGTGACATCTAAGGGTAAGGTGGAGTTGTACACACCTGCACTTCAGGAAAACACAATAGTACAGCAGAGTTTTGGTCTAAAGCCATTCCCCACAATTTTAAAATGGTTATTAGCAGCTAAGCACAAAATAGGAACAAACACCAATGATTTAAGTTGATCTAAGAGGAAGCAGGGGACTGCTTAATTCATGTAAGATGACTAAAGCAAAATTCATGTTCCTTTGAAAGTTCCTTCTTTCTAAAGGGATATGAATCACAGCCCTTCTAAAGGGCAGAAATACATTGCTGGTAATACAGAAACCTTTCTAATGTATAAAAAGAGGGTTTCTTTTGTGATCTGAAGGGATGTCAAAGTAATTGGCttggtggtttttgggtttAAATCCT
This region of Aphelocoma coerulescens isolate FSJ_1873_10779 chromosome 11, UR_Acoe_1.0, whole genome shotgun sequence genomic DNA includes:
- the GCSH gene encoding glycine cleavage system H protein, mitochondrial yields the protein MAWRALRRVGPVLAPRCPRLPLPLRGPAARRLGTSSLLLSARKFTDKHEWISVENGIGTVGISNFAQEALGDVVYCSLPEVGTKLSKHDEFGALESVKAASELYSPLSGEVTEINAALADNPGLVNKSCYQDGWLIKMTVANPAELDELMTEDAYEKYIKSIED